A DNA window from Candidatus Protochlamydia naegleriophila contains the following coding sequences:
- a CDS encoding SycD/LcrH family type III secretion system chaperone, with amino-acid sequence MKGSRGTKGQMKKEALDSSFQEDEKFQKAYSDIMNRMFKDGMTPKDAMGVNSNVLESIYAQAYRLYNTGKYIEATHLFRILIMMNVTEPKYTLGLAACFHMLKEYKNAIQTYTMCSTIDPNTPIPYYHSSDCFIQMKDYLSAMLCLQLAIDKSENRPEFAKIKERATMSLESLKQQNLPSTPVTMEEEEI; translated from the coding sequence ATGAAAGGTTCTCGGGGAACAAAAGGTCAAATGAAAAAAGAAGCCTTAGATTCATCCTTTCAAGAAGATGAAAAATTTCAAAAAGCCTACAGCGACATCATGAACCGCATGTTCAAAGATGGAATGACTCCAAAAGATGCGATGGGAGTCAATAGCAATGTATTGGAAAGCATTTATGCGCAAGCGTACCGGCTTTACAATACAGGCAAATACATCGAAGCCACTCATCTATTCCGCATCTTGATTATGATGAACGTGACGGAGCCTAAGTATACTCTAGGCCTTGCCGCTTGCTTTCACATGTTAAAAGAGTATAAAAATGCCATTCAGACTTATACGATGTGCAGCACAATAGATCCCAATACTCCCATTCCCTATTACCATTCATCTGATTGTTTCATTCAAATGAAGGACTATCTCTCAGCGATGCTGTGCTTGCAACTAGCCATTGACAAATCAGAGAACAGACCTGAATTTGCCAAAATTAAAGAGCGCGCGACGATGAGTTTAGAAAGCTTAAAACAGCAAAATCTGCCTTCCACTCCTGTGACAATGGAGGAAGAAGAGATTTAA